The genome window CACGAGACGCGCCGCTACTGGGAGGCGCACCGTGTCATGCTGGAGAAGGATTACTGCCACATCGAGAACCTGATCAACCTCCACCTCATCCCCCGGCCCTTCGGCTTCAAGCTCTCGGTGATGCCGATCAAGTTCCGGGGGATTTCCGGCTCGCCCATCCGCGCCGTGGCCATGATGGACGGTTAAGCGCGTGAAGCCGGGGAGGGGTGGCCGGCTCCTCCCGGGAGGGACAAGGCAATGAAGGACCTGATCGACCGGATGGGCGCCTGCGATGCGGCGAACGACGCGGCGCTCGCGCGCCTGCAGGCGGCGCGGCCCTTCTGGGTGGATGTGGGCGTTGCGGGAGAGGTGGTGCCCGGCCTGGGCGGGCGGATGATTCTGCACGCGGGCCCGCCGGTCGCCTGGGAGAAAATGTGCGGCCCGCTGCGGGGGGCGATCGTGGGCGCGTGCATTTTCGAGGGCTGGGCGAAGGGTGCCGCAGCGGCCGAGCGCCTCGCCGCGAGCGGGGAGATCGCCTTCGCGCCGAACCACCACCATTCGGCGGTGGGGCCGATGGCGGGGGTGATGTCGCCCTCGATGCCGGTCTTCATCCTGGAGAACCGGGCGCCGGCCGATCTCGGCGGCGGCGGGCGCGCCTTCTGCACCATGAACGAGGGGCTGGGGAAGGTGCTCCGCTACGGCGCCTACGACGATGAGGTGCTGGGCCGCCTCCGCTGGATGCGCGATGAGCTGGCCCCCGCCATGAAGGCGACGGTGGATTCCATGGGGGGGCTCGATCTCAAGAACATCATCGCCCGCGCCCTGCACATGGGCGATGAGCTGCACAACCGCAACGTGGCGGCGACGGTCACGTTCGTCCAGGTGACGATCCCCCATCTGGTTCGCGGGGTCGGGGACGCGGAAGTGGCCAGCCGGGTGGCGGCGTTCATTGCCGGGAACGATCATTTCTTCCTGAATTTCGGGATGCCCGCCGCGAAGGTCTCCCTCGAAGCGATGGCGGGGGTGGAGAACTGCTCGCTGGTCTATACCATGGCGCGCAACGGGACTGAGTTCGGCATCCGGGTGAGCGGGATGGCGGAGCGGTGGTTCACCGCCCCGGCCACGATCCCGATCGGGCTCTTCTTTCCGGGCTTCACGCAGGCGGATGCCAATCTCGACATCGGCGATTCGGCCATCATGGAGACCCTGGGGGTGGGCGGCTTTGCGATGGGCGCCGCGCCGGCCATCGTCCTGTTCGTGGGGGGCACGACCGGCGACGCGATCCGGGCGACGAACGAGATGTACGGGATCACCTGGGGGAGGAGCCAGGACTACACCCTCCCTTCGTTCGATTTCGCGGGCACGCCCACGGCCATTGATATCCGCAAGGTCGTGGAGACGGGCATCTATCCGAACATCAACACGGGCATCGCCCATAAGGAGGCGGGGGTCGGACAGATCGGGGCGGGGATTCTCCGCGCGCCGGAGGCGCCTTTCCAGGATGCCCTGCGGGCGCTGGCCGAAAGGATGGGGGTCTAGTGCGCGGCGGGCGCTTCTCTCGCTCCGGGGCGGGGTTTGGGTATAAGATGCGCCGTCCCACATGATGCGGCGATGACCACAAGGAGCGCGGATATGCCCCATCCCGGCGGCGCAACCCCCGAGGGTACGGCTTCTTACCGGGAGGCCTTTTCCGGCAAGATTGATCCGGCCCATTTCCGGGAGCTGAACGGCCTCTGGATGTCCTCGGTGGGCATCGGGACCTACCTCGGCGAGGCGGACGCGGCGACCGACGCCGCCTACCGCGATTCGGTCGCGGCGGCCGTCCGCAGCGGCATCAACGTCGTGGACACGGCCATCAACTACCGCTTCCAGCGCAGCGAGCGGAGCATCGCGGCGGCGCTCGATGGGCTGATCGCCGCGGGCGAGGCCCGGCGCGATCAGCTCATCCTCTCGACGAAGGGCGGTTTTATCCCCTTCGACGGCGCGGCCCCGGCCTCCCAGGAAGAGCTCATGGCCTACATGAACGAGACCTATTTCGGCCCGGGCCTTTGCGCCCCGGCCGACATCGCCGCCAACTGCCACTGCATGACCCCGGCTTACCTGCGCCACGAGCTGGAGCGGAGCCTCGCGAACCTGGGGGTGGAGAAGGTAGACATCTACTATCTCCACAACCCCGAGACGCAGTTGCAGGCGGTGGCCCGGCCAGTTTTTCTCGAGCGCCTGCGGACCGCCTTCGGGGAGTTCGAGCGGATGGTGGCGGAGGGGAAGATCGGCTGCTACGGGACGGCCACCTGGAACGGCTACCGCGCCCGGCCGGGCGCGGACGAGTATCTTTCCCTCGATGAGGTCTGGGCGGCCGCGGAGGCGGCGGGCGGGAAGGCTCACCACTTCCGCGTGGTGCAGCTCCCGATGAATCTGGGGATGACCGAGGCCTTCTCGCTGCCGAACCAGCGCTCGCGGGGCGAGGAGGTCAGTTTTCTCGCGGCGGCGGCGAGGCGGGGGCTCACGGTGATGGCGAGCGGGTCGATCCTCCAGGGGGCGGCGGCGCGAGGGCTCCCCCCGCTGCTCGGTGAGGTTTTCCCCGGCTTCCGGATGGACGCCCAGCGGGCGATCCAGTTCACCCGGAGCACGCCGGGCGTCGGGGTCGCCCTCGTCGGAATGCGGCAGCTCGGGCATGTGAAGGAAAACGCCGAGGTGGCGTGCCGGCCCCCCGTGGACTTTGATACTTTCATGAAACTGTTCCGGAGGGAGTAGTGATGGTTCCGGCGC of bacterium contains these proteins:
- a CDS encoding DUF1116 domain-containing protein, whose amino-acid sequence is MKDLIDRMGACDAANDAALARLQAARPFWVDVGVAGEVVPGLGGRMILHAGPPVAWEKMCGPLRGAIVGACIFEGWAKGAAAAERLAASGEIAFAPNHHHSAVGPMAGVMSPSMPVFILENRAPADLGGGGRAFCTMNEGLGKVLRYGAYDDEVLGRLRWMRDELAPAMKATVDSMGGLDLKNIIARALHMGDELHNRNVAATVTFVQVTIPHLVRGVGDAEVASRVAAFIAGNDHFFLNFGMPAAKVSLEAMAGVENCSLVYTMARNGTEFGIRVSGMAERWFTAPATIPIGLFFPGFTQADANLDIGDSAIMETLGVGGFAMGAAPAIVLFVGGTTGDAIRATNEMYGITWGRSQDYTLPSFDFAGTPTAIDIRKVVETGIYPNINTGIAHKEAGVGQIGAGILRAPEAPFQDALRALAERMGV
- a CDS encoding aldo/keto reductase; this translates as MPHPGGATPEGTASYREAFSGKIDPAHFRELNGLWMSSVGIGTYLGEADAATDAAYRDSVAAAVRSGINVVDTAINYRFQRSERSIAAALDGLIAAGEARRDQLILSTKGGFIPFDGAAPASQEELMAYMNETYFGPGLCAPADIAANCHCMTPAYLRHELERSLANLGVEKVDIYYLHNPETQLQAVARPVFLERLRTAFGEFERMVAEGKIGCYGTATWNGYRARPGADEYLSLDEVWAAAEAAGGKAHHFRVVQLPMNLGMTEAFSLPNQRSRGEEVSFLAAAARRGLTVMASGSILQGAAARGLPPLLGEVFPGFRMDAQRAIQFTRSTPGVGVALVGMRQLGHVKENAEVACRPPVDFDTFMKLFRRE